One part of the Pirellulaceae bacterium genome encodes these proteins:
- a CDS encoding sulfurtransferase, with product MIPPILSLSQVLNSNWQYIWCDVRYALDGTDGYQAYLKGHIPGARYVSMDRVLAAPPAAGLGRHPLPSPDAFARSLGALGISNSDIVVAYDAVGGRFAGRLVWMLRIIGQQAALLDGGLDAWLDQANPPPLQLEVPHWTAVPRLPRPWPAAEIVSAEEVAAAIASGLPVFDARAPERFRGEVEPLDPKAGHIPGAKNLFLGDNYAQCTNYFRPRAELEQRISAVGVNAQAICYCGSGVTACNNVLVAEMLGLPRPRVYVGSWSGWSSEDRPIATGE from the coding sequence ATGATTCCACCGATCCTCAGTCTAAGTCAAGTCTTGAACTCCAACTGGCAATACATTTGGTGCGACGTACGCTACGCATTGGACGGCACGGATGGCTATCAGGCCTACTTGAAGGGTCATATTCCTGGTGCGCGATATGTGTCGATGGATCGCGTCCTGGCGGCACCGCCAGCAGCCGGCCTTGGGCGCCATCCGCTACCCTCGCCAGATGCCTTCGCACGGTCGCTTGGAGCGCTGGGCATCAGTAATAGCGACATTGTTGTAGCCTACGACGCCGTTGGTGGACGATTTGCCGGTCGATTGGTGTGGATGCTGCGGATTATCGGTCAACAGGCGGCGCTGTTGGATGGTGGTCTGGATGCGTGGTTAGATCAAGCCAATCCACCGCCACTGCAGCTGGAGGTTCCGCACTGGACTGCGGTTCCCCGATTGCCTCGCCCCTGGCCCGCAGCCGAAATCGTGAGTGCCGAGGAGGTAGCTGCGGCAATTGCCAGCGGTCTGCCGGTTTTTGACGCGCGCGCTCCGGAGCGATTTCGAGGTGAAGTCGAGCCATTGGACCCCAAAGCGGGACACATTCCAGGTGCCAAGAATTTGTTTCTGGGAGACAACTACGCCCAGTGCACAAACTATTTTCGACCACGAGCTGAACTGGAGCAAAGGATTTCTGCAGTCGGGGTCAATGCCCAAGCGATCTGCTATTGTGGATCAGGGGTAACCGCCTGCAACAATGTTCTGGTTGCGGAGATGTTGGGCCTGCCGCGACCGAGAGTTTACGTGGGCTCCTGGAGCGGCTGGTCGAGTGAAGATCGACCGATCGCGACCGGTGAGTAA
- a CDS encoding redoxin domain-containing protein: MNRMLRDMFLGLFVALALSTNFSRLAANESTELTKALSFKPRQADVNYEKVSADEVGKCKLEKVARDDGKGFWVTGPAGQPLRWFVDTNGDNKPDRWCYFNAGDEVYRESDTNFNGTADEYRWLNTEGMRWGIDSDEDGTIDSWRIISAEEISYEVIQALATGDIKRFQRLLPTEAQIEGLALGSAMTDSLKARVQTARDQFPGWMRQQQLVTATSRWTNFGADKPGIVPAGTAASKQDIVVYENAVALFDNDGEARQLIIGTLIQVDGSWRLASLPRKVGDNATSEDTGVFFNVSYNPRGQNSTAETEMGISKSLEALVVELQGIDDKLNGDVNDKASLHARRADVLDKLIASAQSADDRAIWIEQMADTVSAAAQIGEYPDGTNRLRKFSAKLKENGADASSLAYVEFRRITAEHNLDMQQPGAKFEELNEAYLASLRGFIEEYPQAEDSAEAILQIALAAEFNGDAKEAARWYDRAAKGYASSDSGKKAAGALRRLNLEGKPFSIAGTTLDGKTFNSNAFRDRPVVYHCWASWCEGCKADMRALKELQAKYAKHKLLIVGVNLDKERAQADQFIKQNPYPWPHIHDPGGLDSSLATSYGILTLPVNIVVDKNGNVVKSGAHWTELDRIIDQLVKPPVK, translated from the coding sequence ATGAATCGAATGCTACGCGATATGTTCCTCGGTCTGTTTGTCGCCCTGGCGCTCAGCACCAACTTCAGTCGGCTGGCGGCCAACGAATCAACCGAACTGACAAAGGCATTGTCCTTCAAGCCGCGCCAAGCCGACGTGAATTACGAAAAGGTAAGCGCCGACGAAGTGGGTAAGTGCAAGCTGGAAAAGGTGGCTCGCGACGATGGCAAAGGATTCTGGGTAACCGGCCCGGCTGGACAGCCACTGCGATGGTTCGTGGACACCAACGGCGATAACAAACCAGATCGCTGGTGCTACTTCAACGCTGGCGACGAAGTGTATCGCGAATCAGACACAAACTTTAATGGCACCGCAGATGAATATCGCTGGTTGAATACCGAAGGCATGCGCTGGGGAATCGATAGCGACGAAGACGGTACCATCGACAGTTGGCGAATTATCTCCGCTGAGGAAATCTCTTACGAAGTTATCCAGGCTCTGGCGACTGGTGACATCAAACGCTTTCAGCGGTTACTGCCTACCGAAGCGCAAATCGAAGGGCTCGCACTCGGCAGCGCGATGACAGACTCTCTGAAAGCTCGTGTACAAACAGCCCGCGATCAGTTTCCCGGTTGGATGCGGCAACAGCAATTAGTCACCGCCACCAGTCGCTGGACCAATTTTGGTGCCGACAAGCCTGGAATCGTTCCGGCTGGTACCGCCGCCTCCAAGCAGGATATTGTCGTATACGAGAACGCCGTGGCGCTATTTGACAACGACGGTGAAGCTCGACAACTAATCATCGGCACCCTGATTCAAGTCGATGGCTCGTGGCGCCTAGCCAGCCTGCCCCGCAAAGTCGGCGACAACGCGACATCCGAAGATACGGGAGTCTTCTTCAATGTTTCCTACAATCCGCGCGGTCAGAACTCAACAGCGGAAACGGAGATGGGCATCAGTAAGTCCCTGGAGGCGCTGGTCGTCGAACTGCAAGGAATAGACGACAAGCTAAATGGCGACGTCAACGACAAGGCCAGCCTGCACGCGCGGCGCGCCGACGTTTTGGACAAACTGATCGCCTCCGCCCAGTCTGCCGATGACCGTGCGATTTGGATCGAACAGATGGCCGACACCGTCAGCGCTGCCGCTCAAATCGGCGAGTATCCCGACGGTACCAACCGCCTGCGCAAGTTCTCTGCCAAGCTGAAAGAAAACGGGGCCGATGCCAGTAGTTTGGCCTACGTCGAGTTCCGCAGAATTACCGCTGAACACAACTTGGATATGCAACAACCCGGGGCAAAGTTCGAGGAGCTGAATGAAGCTTACTTGGCTAGCCTGCGAGGCTTCATTGAAGAATACCCACAAGCCGAGGATTCCGCAGAGGCCATTCTGCAAATCGCGCTAGCCGCCGAATTCAATGGCGATGCCAAGGAAGCTGCCCGGTGGTACGATCGTGCCGCCAAAGGGTATGCATCATCCGATTCCGGCAAGAAGGCCGCTGGTGCACTGCGCCGACTGAACCTGGAAGGCAAGCCATTCAGTATTGCTGGTACAACCCTTGACGGCAAAACCTTTAACTCCAACGCCTTTCGCGATCGACCGGTGGTCTATCACTGCTGGGCAAGCTGGTGCGAAGGCTGTAAAGCCGACATGCGGGCTCTCAAAGAATTGCAGGCCAAGTATGCTAAACACAAGCTGTTGATTGTGGGTGTTAACTTGGACAAAGAACGTGCTCAAGCTGACCAATTCATCAAGCAGAATCCCTATCCATGGCCACACATCCACGACCCCGGTGGCTTGGATAGCAGCCTAGCAACCAGCTACGGTATATTGACTCTGCCGGTGAACATCGTTGTGGATAAAAACGGCAACGTCGTCAAATCCGGCGCACACTGGACCGAACTGGATCGCATCATCGACCAGTTAGTCAAACCACCCGTCAAGTAG
- the serS gene encoding serine--tRNA ligase: MLDRKLILEQTELIKRNCRARGAHVDVDRFIELENNRKAKLAEAQELNRQANEVSKSIGKAATAQERELLKNQGRLLREQKEAAQLEQDLLENQVLALLAQIPNLTHPQAPVGSDDSANAEVGRGRTPVPQFDFAVKDHLELGRLHDMIDFEGGARVAGAGFYFLRNDAVLLDLALQQFAITQLVRRGFTPVTTPDVAQTQILHGIGFMPRGPETQIYSIENSDLNLVATAEITLGGMLAEQVLDEEQLPLKFAGLSHCFRTEAGAAGRASKGLYRVHQFTKVEMFAFTTPEQSDAMHEELRQIECDLFDALEVPYRVVDTATGDLGGPAYRKYDLEAWMPGRGEAGEWGEVTSTSNCTDYQARRLNVRYKHKSEKGTHFAHTLNGTAVAISRAIIAILENNQQADGSIRVPAVLQPWLGKSLIGG, encoded by the coding sequence ATGCTAGATCGAAAACTGATTCTGGAACAGACCGAGCTAATCAAACGCAACTGCCGAGCACGCGGTGCTCATGTAGACGTGGATCGGTTCATTGAACTGGAGAACAATCGCAAAGCCAAACTGGCCGAAGCGCAAGAGTTGAATCGACAAGCTAATGAAGTCAGCAAGTCGATTGGAAAAGCTGCTACCGCCCAAGAGCGTGAGCTATTGAAGAATCAAGGACGTTTACTGCGCGAGCAAAAAGAGGCGGCGCAGTTGGAGCAAGACCTACTGGAGAATCAAGTCTTGGCGCTGTTGGCCCAGATTCCAAACCTGACCCACCCGCAGGCACCGGTTGGCTCGGATGACTCGGCCAATGCTGAGGTGGGCCGGGGTCGCACGCCGGTACCGCAGTTCGACTTTGCGGTCAAAGATCACTTGGAGCTGGGGCGGTTGCATGACATGATCGACTTTGAAGGCGGAGCGCGTGTGGCCGGTGCCGGTTTTTACTTCTTGCGCAACGATGCGGTGTTGTTGGACTTGGCCTTGCAGCAATTTGCCATTACCCAGTTGGTTCGTCGTGGATTCACACCGGTAACAACCCCAGACGTAGCACAAACCCAGATTTTGCATGGCATTGGCTTCATGCCGCGCGGCCCGGAAACGCAGATTTATTCGATTGAAAATAGCGATTTGAATCTGGTGGCCACTGCCGAAATCACGTTGGGGGGCATGTTGGCTGAGCAGGTGTTGGACGAAGAGCAATTGCCGCTGAAATTCGCGGGATTGAGTCACTGTTTTCGCACCGAGGCAGGTGCGGCGGGGCGTGCTTCGAAGGGCTTGTATCGCGTCCATCAATTCACCAAAGTTGAGATGTTTGCCTTCACAACGCCGGAACAAAGCGATGCAATGCACGAGGAGTTGCGGCAAATTGAATGCGATCTGTTCGATGCGTTGGAAGTACCTTATCGCGTCGTGGATACCGCCACAGGTGACCTGGGTGGGCCGGCTTACCGTAAGTACGACTTAGAAGCTTGGATGCCAGGAAGAGGCGAGGCCGGCGAGTGGGGCGAGGTAACCAGCACTTCCAACTGCACCGATTATCAAGCGCGTCGCCTGAATGTGCGTTACAAACACAAGTCCGAAAAAGGTACGCATTTCGCCCATACGCTTAACGGGACAGCGGTGGCGATCAGTCGAGCGATTATCGCTATCCTTGAGAATAACCAACAGGCCGATGGGTCCATTCGCGTGCCAGCGGTATTGCAGCCGTGGCTGGGTAAATCGCTGATTGGCGGTTAG
- a CDS encoding ATP-dependent Clp protease adaptor ClpS produces the protein MSQSNSAVAEPIRESQVRQHIQRSKPQQQPRYHVILWDDTDHTFHYVIHMCQILFGHPLEKGLTIAKQVHTQGRAVLLTTTKEHAELKQQQIHSFGRDPLAMRCVGSMSATIEPER, from the coding sequence ATGTCTCAATCCAACAGCGCAGTCGCGGAACCAATTCGTGAAAGTCAGGTTCGGCAGCATATTCAGCGCTCCAAGCCCCAGCAGCAACCACGGTACCATGTGATCCTGTGGGACGATACCGATCACACGTTCCACTACGTCATCCACATGTGCCAAATTTTGTTTGGTCATCCGCTGGAGAAGGGACTGACCATCGCCAAGCAGGTTCACACACAGGGACGTGCCGTATTGCTGACAACAACCAAGGAGCATGCGGAACTCAAGCAGCAACAGATACACTCTTTTGGTCGCGATCCGTTGGCCATGCGCTGCGTGGGCAGCATGTCTGCCACAATTGAACCTGAACGGTAG
- a CDS encoding dipeptidase, which yields MSELRAIDRQLQQSQPRFMEELKSLLRIPSISADPAYRDSVASAAHEVLGRLRSAGLAAELIETQGPPLVYAESPPVPGRPVALVYGHYDVQPPDPLDLWITPPFEPAERDGNLYARGATDDKGQVLTHINSVAAWAAAGEKLPLQVKFIIEGEEEVGSEQLGKYLSSPDAAQKLACDVIVISDSMQYAPGRPAITYGLRGIAYYELHCIGPKQDLHSGSFGGAVANPANALAKIISSLVDGNGRVQLPGFYDRVQSLSDAERRAWQNLGFDDQRFADQLGVRALSGEAGFSTLERRWARPTCDVHGLWSGYQGEGGKTIIPSRAGAKISFRLVPDQDPVEVTQQFQQFLDQHTPLGVQVQLVELHGGRGVVVDPTSPFIAAARQAISEGFQQPAELIREGGSIPIVADFVRLLGAEVLLLGWGLDDDGAHSPNEKFCIADFHRGTRASAYLWHYLSQAAATA from the coding sequence ATGAGCGAATTGAGAGCAATTGATCGGCAGCTTCAGCAAAGTCAACCCAGATTCATGGAAGAGCTCAAATCCCTGCTGCGCATTCCAAGCATCAGCGCCGATCCGGCATACCGAGATTCAGTTGCGAGCGCGGCCCATGAAGTCCTGGGTCGTCTTCGATCGGCAGGGTTAGCCGCCGAGCTGATTGAAACACAGGGGCCACCGCTAGTCTATGCAGAAAGTCCGCCGGTGCCAGGCAGGCCAGTTGCACTGGTCTATGGGCATTACGACGTCCAACCGCCTGACCCGCTGGATCTGTGGATCACTCCTCCCTTTGAACCAGCCGAGCGAGATGGCAATTTATACGCGCGGGGTGCGACCGACGACAAAGGGCAGGTATTGACGCACATCAATAGCGTCGCCGCTTGGGCAGCCGCCGGTGAAAAACTGCCGCTACAAGTTAAATTCATAATCGAGGGCGAAGAGGAAGTCGGTAGCGAGCAACTTGGTAAATACCTTTCTAGTCCGGATGCAGCGCAGAAGCTCGCGTGTGACGTTATTGTTATCAGCGATTCCATGCAGTATGCACCAGGTCGTCCTGCGATCACCTATGGACTGCGAGGCATAGCCTACTACGAGTTGCACTGTATCGGCCCCAAGCAGGACTTGCATTCGGGCAGCTTCGGTGGTGCCGTGGCCAATCCGGCCAACGCCTTGGCCAAGATCATTTCTAGTTTGGTAGATGGTAACGGTCGCGTTCAGTTGCCAGGATTTTACGACCGAGTCCAATCGCTGTCCGACGCAGAACGTCGCGCGTGGCAGAATCTAGGATTTGATGACCAGAGGTTTGCCGATCAACTCGGTGTCAGGGCGCTGTCTGGTGAGGCCGGGTTTAGCACCCTCGAGCGCCGTTGGGCCAGGCCAACCTGCGATGTGCATGGTTTGTGGAGTGGCTATCAAGGCGAAGGCGGCAAGACGATCATTCCCAGTCGCGCGGGTGCCAAGATCAGCTTCCGATTGGTACCCGATCAGGATCCAGTGGAAGTCACACAGCAATTTCAGCAGTTCCTGGATCAGCATACTCCGCTGGGAGTTCAGGTCCAGCTGGTCGAATTGCATGGCGGCAGAGGCGTCGTCGTCGATCCAACTAGTCCCTTCATCGCAGCGGCTCGTCAGGCCATTTCCGAGGGCTTTCAACAACCGGCAGAACTCATACGCGAAGGTGGTTCGATCCCGATCGTGGCCGACTTTGTTCGGTTGTTGGGAGCCGAAGTGTTGTTGCTCGGCTGGGGGCTGGACGATGATGGAGCCCATAGCCCTAATGAAAAGTTTTGTATTGCCGACTTCCACCGCGGTACGCGAGCCAGCGCCTACTTGTGGCACTATCTGTCGCAAGCCGCAGCCACGGCTTAG
- the cmoB gene encoding tRNA 5-methoxyuridine(34)/uridine 5-oxyacetic acid(34) synthase CmoB: MHKYSTNPTQFLDRQPAVDYLLELDLPKLAQAVQRVCQQRFQDERDGHLRVWRRAWDELPSVASRLEIVNERVTITPQIEFQLTPHEAAALRGKLMKFHPWRKGPFDVLGIQIDSEWQSNLKWQRFAEHVDWRRKRVLDVGSGNGYYGWRMLQSGADWVMGCEPFLLSVVQFEVFRRFNSQPERHFVVPLADTDIPRGLGCFDISLSMGVLYHRPNPIQHLQILHSTLRPRGQLILETIVLADTDERVLVPEDRYAKMRNVWFIPSLPMLQKWLRRTGYGEIQVLDVSRTTENEQRATPWMHFESLANFLDPNDSSRTLEGYPAPCRAVLLAQRRG; encoded by the coding sequence TTGCATAAATATTCAACCAATCCCACCCAATTCCTTGATCGACAGCCCGCCGTAGATTACTTGCTGGAATTAGATCTACCCAAGCTGGCGCAAGCAGTCCAACGCGTGTGCCAACAGCGTTTCCAGGACGAACGTGACGGGCATTTACGGGTCTGGCGACGGGCATGGGACGAACTGCCGAGTGTTGCTTCTCGACTAGAGATTGTAAACGAACGCGTAACGATCACGCCGCAAATTGAGTTCCAACTTACGCCGCATGAAGCTGCCGCATTGCGTGGCAAGCTGATGAAGTTTCACCCCTGGCGCAAGGGACCGTTTGATGTCCTGGGCATTCAAATTGATTCTGAGTGGCAATCGAACCTTAAGTGGCAGCGTTTCGCCGAACATGTTGACTGGCGCCGTAAGCGCGTGCTGGATGTCGGCAGTGGAAATGGTTATTACGGCTGGCGCATGTTGCAATCCGGAGCTGATTGGGTAATGGGCTGCGAACCGTTCCTGCTATCGGTGGTCCAGTTTGAAGTTTTTCGCCGATTCAACTCGCAGCCTGAACGGCATTTTGTGGTTCCGCTGGCCGACACCGACATTCCGCGCGGGCTGGGCTGCTTCGATATCAGCTTATCCATGGGGGTACTGTACCATCGCCCCAATCCCATCCAGCATCTGCAAATTCTGCACAGCACGTTGCGGCCCCGGGGACAATTGATCTTGGAGACAATCGTCTTAGCGGATACCGACGAGCGCGTGTTAGTACCAGAGGACCGCTACGCCAAAATGCGCAATGTGTGGTTTATTCCTAGCTTGCCGATGCTACAGAAGTGGCTCCGCCGCACCGGCTATGGCGAAATCCAGGTACTGGATGTCAGTCGTACAACTGAAAACGAACAGCGAGCAACTCCATGGATGCACTTTGAGTCGCTAGCCAATTTTCTTGATCCGAACGATTCCAGCCGGACGCTCGAGGGCTATCCGGCCCCATGTCGCGCTGTGCTATTGGCTCAGCGTCGCGGTTAA
- the cmoA gene encoding carboxy-S-adenosyl-L-methionine synthase CmoA encodes MSRDTIFTLPQQRIGEFAFDQQVVEVFPDMIARSVPGYASVLAMIQQLTARYARSGTALYDLGCSLGAATQLMNAQAPPDCDLHAVDNAPAMIQRLREVLQQLPEGGRQRIQIHESDIRDVPIETASLVVLNWTLQFVPPQDRPALLQRIFDGLVDGGALLISEKICFADEHQQQLLTELHHDFKRAHGYSDLEIAQKRSSLENILVPETLTQHCARLRDVGFGQVVPWFQCFNFVSILAVKLA; translated from the coding sequence GTGTCGCGAGATACGATCTTTACCCTGCCCCAACAGCGTATCGGGGAGTTCGCCTTTGACCAGCAGGTGGTCGAAGTCTTTCCGGATATGATCGCACGTTCTGTACCAGGGTACGCCTCTGTACTGGCAATGATCCAGCAGCTCACGGCCCGCTACGCGAGATCTGGAACTGCCTTATATGATCTAGGCTGTTCGCTGGGCGCTGCCACACAACTGATGAATGCTCAGGCTCCGCCCGATTGCGATTTACATGCCGTTGATAATGCGCCAGCCATGATTCAGCGGCTGCGTGAAGTCTTGCAACAGCTCCCGGAAGGTGGCCGTCAGCGAATACAAATTCACGAGTCTGACATTCGCGATGTACCGATTGAAACTGCATCCTTGGTGGTGCTGAATTGGACCCTACAATTTGTACCACCTCAGGATCGCCCTGCACTGCTGCAGCGGATTTTTGATGGCTTAGTCGACGGCGGTGCCCTACTGATTAGTGAAAAAATTTGTTTTGCAGACGAGCACCAACAACAGTTGTTGACTGAACTCCACCATGACTTCAAACGTGCTCACGGCTACAGCGATCTGGAGATTGCTCAAAAGCGCAGTTCGCTGGAAAACATCCTGGTTCCTGAAACGCTAACGCAACATTGCGCTCGCCTGCGCGATGTCGGCTTCGGTCAGGTGGTGCCATGGTTCCAGTGCTTCAACTTCGTGTCAATCCTGGCGGTCAAGCTTGCATAA
- the holA gene encoding DNA polymerase III subunit delta, which translates to MHCFDLMLERSAAGPPPSVVVALGDDGFLRTAATGRLLQLAGLENNQARTFDGTECSWGQVHDELATLSLFDPGGRRAALVTAADDLIQSARAQLEKWCSAPADGSLLIMQVQAMPANTKLYKLIEQHGWIVGCGLPTDSPRSKSPSMSKLKQWIAQWASMKHGLKLTASQLTIILEAVGPICGILDQELAKLALYADSSGQLTDQSVRAHVGSWATRTLWEIADAIMDGRTALALEHLERVFSSGEHPAAVLPQLAWSIRRYGQAAQLVLQSRRMERPITADEAVKQAGFWGADLQLAAQRLRRLGLLRSAKIHQWLLELDLKIKGSHSHTDRAIFAIEELCLRLH; encoded by the coding sequence GTGCACTGTTTTGATTTGATGCTGGAGCGATCTGCAGCAGGCCCGCCACCTAGCGTCGTGGTTGCGCTGGGCGATGACGGATTCTTGAGAACCGCAGCTACTGGAAGGCTGCTGCAACTTGCTGGGCTAGAAAACAATCAAGCGCGAACCTTTGATGGCACCGAATGTAGCTGGGGTCAAGTACATGACGAACTAGCTACGCTATCGTTGTTTGATCCGGGCGGTCGACGGGCAGCGCTGGTCACCGCCGCCGATGACTTGATACAATCGGCCCGAGCGCAGCTTGAAAAATGGTGTTCAGCGCCGGCCGATGGTTCGTTGCTGATCATGCAGGTGCAGGCCATGCCTGCCAACACCAAGCTGTACAAGTTGATTGAGCAGCATGGCTGGATCGTTGGCTGTGGACTTCCGACCGACAGTCCGCGCAGCAAGTCGCCCAGCATGAGTAAACTCAAGCAGTGGATCGCGCAGTGGGCGAGTATGAAGCACGGACTCAAGCTTACCGCCAGCCAGCTGACCATCATCCTGGAAGCGGTGGGCCCGATCTGCGGAATATTGGATCAAGAATTGGCCAAACTGGCGCTGTATGCCGATTCATCTGGACAGTTGACGGACCAGTCGGTTCGCGCCCATGTCGGTAGCTGGGCGACTCGCACATTATGGGAGATTGCCGATGCAATTATGGATGGGCGCACAGCCCTGGCACTGGAGCACTTGGAGCGAGTTTTCTCGAGCGGCGAGCATCCGGCGGCGGTACTACCGCAGTTAGCCTGGAGCATTCGCCGGTATGGCCAAGCCGCACAATTGGTCCTGCAGAGCCGCCGAATGGAGCGACCTATCACGGCCGATGAAGCTGTCAAGCAAGCCGGCTTTTGGGGTGCCGATCTGCAATTGGCAGCTCAACGACTACGACGCCTCGGACTTCTGCGGAGTGCCAAGATTCACCAATGGCTGTTGGAGTTAGACCTCAAGATCAAAGGCAGTCACTCCCACACCGATCGAGCCATTTTTGCCATCGAAGAACTGTGTTTGCGTCTGCACTAG
- a CDS encoding phosphatase PAP2 family protein — protein sequence MSVHSSSIPPIRWQWIPLAGLHLLAAGLLLSYMLPQGHAWWRAIDEQIFFTLNGTLPNNYLWQLLWAWGNTRFHDAVVGAGILLCLLFPIAGFQRQHLQGALFRYIAMMLVLLFARIAFKEFCGATGLRGPSPSLVLQPVVRLSELVPFLPLKDASVDSFPGDHATILLAWAGFVLLFRRHWSSCLAAIVPALMVLPRIVVGAHWFSDVAVGGMCVALPVLAWTYYTPAVNYVAAWLHRLASPILQALANSPWLRRQHFFIHGPKFDRGMPLAS from the coding sequence ATGAGCGTTCACTCCAGCTCCATTCCGCCAATTCGTTGGCAATGGATTCCCTTGGCTGGCCTGCATTTGCTGGCCGCTGGTCTATTGCTGAGTTACATGCTTCCCCAAGGACATGCTTGGTGGCGAGCCATCGATGAACAGATTTTTTTTACGCTCAACGGTACCCTGCCCAACAATTATCTCTGGCAGTTACTTTGGGCTTGGGGCAATACCCGCTTTCACGATGCTGTTGTAGGCGCCGGCATCTTACTGTGTTTGTTATTCCCCATCGCCGGCTTTCAACGACAACACTTGCAGGGCGCACTGTTTCGGTATATCGCGATGATGCTGGTACTGCTGTTTGCCAGAATTGCTTTCAAGGAGTTTTGTGGAGCAACGGGACTTCGTGGTCCCAGTCCGTCTTTGGTCTTACAGCCTGTGGTTCGGCTATCTGAACTGGTTCCCTTCCTTCCGCTCAAAGACGCCTCAGTCGATAGCTTTCCTGGAGATCACGCTACAATTCTATTGGCCTGGGCAGGTTTTGTACTGCTTTTCCGGCGGCACTGGTCAAGCTGCTTGGCGGCCATCGTACCGGCGCTGATGGTTCTGCCCAGAATTGTGGTCGGTGCGCATTGGTTTAGCGATGTGGCTGTTGGTGGAATGTGCGTTGCCTTACCCGTCCTGGCTTGGACCTACTATACTCCCGCTGTGAATTACGTCGCCGCCTGGCTGCACCGGTTGGCTAGTCCTATCCTGCAAGCACTAGCCAATTCTCCTTGGCTGCGCCGACAACATTTTTTCATCCACGGTCCGAAATTCGATCGCGGAATGCCATTGGCTTCTTAA
- a CDS encoding replication-associated recombination protein A, with protein MDLFAQQVEDNCRRHMPLAARMRPRTLGQFVGQQHFLGEGKLLRRLIDSRRLGSILLYGPPGTGKTTLAHLLAAETGGTLKQLSAVSSGVKELREILEWARDQVASGAPRPLLFVDEIHRFNRAQQDALLPDVEQGSVSLIGATTSNPFFAVNGALLSRSQIFQFQPLSPTEVLTVLQRALSDAVDGLGDISTQCDAAVLMHLAQATDGDARRALSVLEVAILSCKQRPVVLTHQLIDESMQQKTLQYDATGDEHYDVSSALIKSIRGSDPDAALYWLARMLESGEDIRFICRRLVILASEDIGNADPAALSLAVAAFQACELVGLPECQLTLSQAVIYLSLAEKSNSATSAIGQARQRVREGSTIAVPRHLRDAHYQGAASLGHGTDYQYAHDSPDGVVQQDYLGVEATFYHPTPRGWEGQMHQRLQQIRQRLQGTDES; from the coding sequence ATGGACCTGTTTGCTCAGCAAGTCGAAGACAATTGTCGTCGCCACATGCCTTTGGCCGCGCGGATGCGTCCTCGAACCTTGGGCCAATTCGTGGGCCAACAGCATTTTCTGGGTGAGGGCAAGTTGCTGCGGCGCCTGATTGACTCGCGACGCCTGGGATCGATCCTGCTATACGGTCCACCGGGCACCGGCAAGACCACGCTGGCTCACCTGCTGGCCGCCGAAACCGGCGGCACGCTAAAACAGCTCAGCGCCGTATCTAGTGGTGTCAAGGAGCTACGGGAGATTCTGGAATGGGCGCGCGATCAAGTCGCATCGGGGGCTCCGCGACCGCTGCTATTCGTCGACGAAATCCATCGTTTCAATCGAGCCCAACAAGATGCGTTGTTGCCCGATGTTGAACAAGGCTCAGTGTCGCTGATCGGTGCCACCACCAGCAATCCGTTCTTTGCGGTCAACGGAGCGCTGCTGAGCCGCAGTCAGATATTTCAGTTCCAACCGCTATCACCAACCGAGGTTTTGACTGTGTTACAGCGTGCACTCAGCGATGCCGTTGATGGATTGGGGGACATTTCAACGCAATGCGATGCCGCAGTTTTGATGCATTTGGCCCAGGCCACCGACGGCGATGCGCGACGAGCGCTGAGCGTTCTAGAGGTGGCTATCTTATCGTGTAAGCAACGCCCGGTGGTGTTGACCCACCAGCTGATTGATGAGTCGATGCAGCAGAAGACATTGCAATATGACGCTACTGGCGACGAACATTATGATGTGTCGAGCGCATTGATTAAAAGTATTCGCGGCAGCGATCCCGACGCAGCGCTGTACTGGCTGGCGCGCATGCTAGAATCTGGCGAGGACATTCGCTTTATCTGCCGACGGTTAGTGATCTTAGCCAGCGAGGACATTGGCAACGCCGATCCGGCAGCTTTGTCGCTGGCCGTGGCCGCATTTCAAGCTTGTGAGCTGGTTGGACTGCCCGAATGCCAACTAACCCTGTCACAGGCGGTGATTTACTTGTCACTAGCTGAAAAAAGCAACTCTGCCACGTCAGCCATTGGCCAAGCCCGCCAGCGCGTGCGTGAAGGCAGCACGATTGCTGTTCCCAGACACCTCCGCGACGCTCATTATCAGGGCGCAGCTAGCCTGGGACATGGAACAGACTATCAATACGCACATGACTCGCCAGACGGAGTTGTCCAGCAGGATTACTTGGGAGTCGAAGCAACCTTCTACCATCCCACTCCGCGAGGCTGGGAAGGTCAAATGCACCAGCGACTTCAACAGATACGACAGCGACTCCAAGGTACAGATGAGAGCTAG